One Veillonella criceti DNA window includes the following coding sequences:
- a CDS encoding ABC transporter ATP-binding protein, whose protein sequence is MELAVHQMSVSLSGQVILHNVSATIRSGEFVGIIGPNGSGKTTFLKSLRGLSPIQSGEVILNGHNIKQLTDKQIARQVSYMQQNISLNFGYTAKEIVLTARYPYLKWWQNETSHDKAIVDQVMKDVGIWSLRHRTINELSGGERQRVFLAKALAQDTDLLLLDEPTAALDLVYADEIFSPRKILL, encoded by the coding sequence ATGGAGTTAGCAGTACACCAAATGAGTGTATCCTTAAGTGGGCAAGTTATATTACATAATGTATCTGCTACCATTCGAAGTGGAGAATTCGTAGGTATTATTGGGCCCAATGGGTCTGGTAAAACGACATTTTTAAAGTCTTTACGGGGGCTCTCTCCGATACAGTCTGGTGAGGTTATTTTAAATGGCCATAATATAAAGCAGTTAACAGATAAACAGATTGCGCGGCAAGTGTCTTATATGCAACAAAATATTAGCTTAAATTTCGGTTATACAGCTAAAGAGATAGTATTAACCGCTCGGTATCCGTATTTGAAATGGTGGCAAAATGAAACATCGCATGACAAAGCTATTGTAGATCAAGTCATGAAAGACGTGGGGATTTGGTCGCTTCGCCATCGCACTATTAATGAATTAAGTGGCGGTGAGCGACAGCGCGTATTTCTTGCTAAAGCATTGGCACAAGATACAGACTTATTATTGTTAGATGAACCGACAGCAGCACTCGATTTAGTATATGCTGATGAAATTTTTTCGCCAAGGAAAATTCTATTGTGA